A genomic window from Streptomyces mirabilis includes:
- a CDS encoding bifunctional riboflavin kinase/FAD synthetase, which translates to MQRWRGLEDIPEDWGRSVVTIGSYDGVHRGHQLIIKHAVDRARELGVPSVVVTFDPHPSEVVRPGSHPPLLAPHHRRAELCADLGVDALLILPFTTEFSKLSPADFVAKVLVDKLHAKAVVEGPNFRFGHKAAGNVDFLREQGETYDFDVEVVELYVSGSAGGGQPFSSTLTRRLVAEGDVEGAREILGRPHRVEGIVVRGAQRGRELGFPTANVETLPHTAIPADGVYAGWLHVEGEAMPAAISVGTNPQFDGTERTVEAYAIDRVGLDLYGLHVAVDFLAYVRGMAKFDSIEALLEAIADDVKRSRELIEAYDGE; encoded by the coding sequence GTGCAGCGCTGGCGTGGCTTGGAGGACATCCCCGAGGACTGGGGGCGCAGCGTCGTCACCATCGGTTCCTACGACGGGGTGCACCGCGGACACCAGCTGATCATCAAGCATGCCGTGGACCGCGCGCGTGAGCTGGGCGTTCCCTCCGTCGTGGTGACCTTCGACCCGCACCCGAGCGAGGTCGTCCGCCCCGGCAGCCACCCCCCGCTGCTCGCCCCGCACCACCGCCGCGCCGAGCTGTGCGCCGATCTGGGTGTGGACGCGCTGCTCATCCTCCCCTTCACCACCGAGTTCTCGAAGCTGTCGCCCGCCGACTTCGTGGCCAAGGTCCTCGTCGACAAGCTGCACGCCAAGGCCGTCGTCGAGGGCCCGAACTTCCGTTTCGGCCACAAGGCGGCCGGCAATGTCGACTTCCTGCGCGAGCAGGGCGAGACGTACGACTTCGACGTCGAGGTGGTGGAGCTGTACGTGAGCGGTTCCGCCGGGGGCGGTCAGCCGTTCTCCTCGACCCTGACCCGGCGGTTGGTCGCCGAGGGTGATGTGGAGGGCGCGCGCGAGATCCTGGGCCGCCCGCACCGCGTCGAGGGGATCGTCGTCCGCGGCGCCCAGCGTGGCCGCGAGCTCGGCTTCCCCACCGCCAACGTCGAGACCCTCCCGCACACCGCGATCCCCGCCGACGGCGTCTACGCCGGCTGGCTGCACGTCGAGGGTGAGGCGATGCCCGCCGCGATCTCCGTCGGCACCAACCCGCAGTTCGACGGCACCGAGCGCACGGTGGAGGCGTACGCCATCGACCGCGTCGGCCTCGACCTGTACGGCCTGCACGTCGCCGTCGACTTCCTCGCCTACGTCCGCGGCATGGCCAAGTTCGACTCCATCGAGGCGCTGCTGGAAGCCATCGCCGACGATGTGAAGCGCTCGCGCGAGCTGATCGAGGCCTACGACGGGGAGTGA
- a CDS encoding ABC transporter ATP-binding protein, with protein MTTTPVTSPPVTAAPLLRAEGLHIAFPGRHGAARARAVDGVDLDIRPGEIVALVGESGCGKTTLARSLLGLVPPTDGRVTFDGAPLDYSARALKAYRKRVQLVLQDPSGSLNPRHTVYDAVAEGLRIHRYGGDERAAVAEALSRAGLRPPERFFLRYPHELSGGQRQRVVIAGALVLEPELIVADEPVASLDASVRGEILALLLRLRTELGLSALVVTHDLGLAWNIADRVAVMYLGRIVETGEVEQVLTAPRHPYTQALLSVLPEAPGDPVVLTGEPPDPSRIPAGCRFHARCQILASGAADRAGVADACRGEDLEVLNGGGEAQVACHWARLGR; from the coding sequence ATGACCACCACCCCTGTGACCTCGCCCCCCGTGACCGCGGCTCCCCTGCTCCGGGCCGAGGGCCTGCACATCGCCTTCCCCGGACGTCACGGCGCCGCCCGCGCGCGTGCCGTCGACGGGGTCGACCTGGACATCCGCCCCGGCGAGATCGTCGCCCTGGTCGGCGAGTCCGGCTGCGGCAAGACGACGCTGGCCCGCTCCCTGCTCGGTCTGGTGCCGCCGACCGACGGCCGCGTCACCTTCGACGGGGCGCCGCTCGACTACTCCGCACGCGCCCTGAAGGCCTACCGCAAGCGCGTCCAGCTGGTCCTGCAGGATCCCAGCGGCTCGCTCAACCCCCGGCACACGGTGTACGACGCGGTCGCCGAGGGGCTGCGCATCCACAGGTACGGCGGCGACGAACGGGCGGCGGTCGCCGAAGCCCTCTCCCGGGCCGGTCTGCGCCCGCCGGAGCGCTTCTTCCTGCGCTACCCGCACGAGCTGTCCGGCGGCCAGCGCCAGCGCGTCGTCATCGCGGGCGCGCTGGTCCTGGAGCCCGAACTCATCGTCGCCGACGAGCCGGTGGCCTCCCTCGACGCGTCGGTACGCGGCGAGATCCTCGCCCTGCTCCTGCGGCTGCGCACCGAACTCGGCCTGTCCGCCCTGGTGGTGACCCACGACCTGGGGCTGGCGTGGAACATCGCCGACCGGGTCGCGGTGATGTACCTGGGCCGGATCGTGGAGACCGGCGAGGTGGAGCAGGTCCTGACCGCGCCCCGGCACCCTTACACCCAGGCCCTGTTGTCCGTCCTCCCGGAGGCCCCGGGCGACCCCGTGGTCCTCACCGGCGAACCCCCGGACCCCTCCCGCATCCCCGCCGGCTGCCGCTTCCACGCGCGCTGCCAGATCCTGGCGAGCGGAGCGGCCGATCGGGCGGGCGTCGCGGACGCGTGCCGGGGCGAGGACCTGGAGGTACTGAACGGCGGCGGCGAGGCACAGGTGGCGTGCCACTGGGCACGGCTCGGCAGGTGA
- a CDS encoding ABC transporter ATP-binding protein: protein MSTPAKRRLLEVRNLEVTYAGGAAAVRGVDLSLNAGQKLGIAGESGCGKSTLALALLRLLPTGTRTSGKILLDGEDVLTMKWGRVRAVRWAGASIVFQGAMHSLNAVHRIGDQIAEPILLHKKATPAGAKKKTGELLEHVGLPAARANAYPHELSGGQRQRVMIAMALACDPRLVIADEPTTALDVMIQAQILRLIEQLVAEQELGLIMISHDLAVLADTCDRLAVMYAGRVVEEGPARQVYEAARHPYGKALSAAFPRIGDAASRFAPRGLPGDPPDPSALPSGCTFHPRCAVALDSCATEDQALREAGAGRSAACVHAGVTVPEPGTPAEEARSSAP from the coding sequence ATGAGCACTCCGGCGAAGCGGCGTCTGCTGGAGGTCAGGAACCTCGAGGTGACGTACGCGGGCGGAGCTGCCGCCGTGCGCGGCGTGGACCTCTCCCTGAACGCGGGCCAGAAGCTCGGTATCGCGGGCGAGTCCGGCTGCGGCAAGTCCACACTGGCACTCGCGCTGCTGCGACTGCTGCCCACGGGCACCCGTACGAGCGGGAAGATCCTGCTCGACGGCGAGGACGTGCTGACGATGAAGTGGGGGCGGGTGCGGGCGGTCCGCTGGGCGGGCGCCTCGATCGTCTTCCAGGGCGCGATGCACTCCCTGAACGCCGTGCACCGCATCGGCGACCAGATCGCCGAGCCGATCCTGCTCCACAAGAAGGCGACCCCGGCGGGCGCGAAGAAGAAGACCGGCGAGCTGCTGGAGCACGTGGGTCTGCCCGCCGCCCGCGCGAACGCCTACCCGCACGAGCTGTCCGGCGGGCAGCGCCAACGCGTCATGATCGCCATGGCCCTGGCCTGCGACCCCCGGCTCGTCATCGCCGACGAACCGACCACGGCCCTCGACGTGATGATCCAGGCCCAGATCCTGCGCCTGATCGAACAGCTCGTCGCCGAGCAGGAGTTGGGCCTGATCATGATCAGTCACGACCTCGCCGTGCTCGCCGACACCTGCGACCGGCTCGCGGTGATGTACGCGGGCCGTGTCGTCGAGGAGGGCCCGGCCCGGCAGGTGTACGAGGCGGCCCGGCACCCGTACGGCAAGGCGTTGTCGGCGGCGTTCCCGCGCATCGGCGACGCCGCCTCGCGGTTCGCGCCGCGCGGGCTGCCGGGCGACCCACCGGACCCGTCGGCGCTGCCGTCCGGCTGTACGTTCCACCCCCGCTGTGCGGTGGCGCTGGACAGCTGCGCCACCGAGGATCAGGCACTGCGGGAGGCGGGTGCGGGGCGGTCGGCCGCCTGTGTGCACGCCGGCGTGACCGTCCCCGAGCCGGGCACCCCGGCGGAAGAAGCCAGGAGCAGCGCCCCATGA
- a CDS encoding ABC transporter permease — translation MTTEATPQVAAVGPRTLAWQRRRHSAVRFWRQYRTHRAGVFGLAALSLFGLIALTAPLTVGSDVQSVTDAPGGPMESPSARFPLGTDQFGRNLLGLVVWGARVSLLVGLLAAVLSVAIGALIGITAGHFRGWYATVIMRITDWFLVMPTLVLAIALMTVMSRSIGTIILAIGVTTWPTTARLVRAQTLAVESRPYIERAKALGGGHWHIMSRHVLPNVMPLVLAQTTLIISSAILAEATLAFLGLGDPTVVSWGGLLQDAREAGAVSAGKWWYLVPPGVAIAVVALAFTLCGRAVESVLNPKLGVTR, via the coding sequence ATGACAACCGAAGCAACCCCGCAGGTGGCCGCAGTCGGCCCGCGCACCCTCGCCTGGCAGCGCCGCCGCCACTCCGCCGTCCGCTTCTGGCGGCAGTACCGCACCCACCGGGCGGGCGTCTTCGGACTCGCCGCCCTCTCCCTCTTCGGGCTGATCGCCCTGACCGCGCCGCTGACCGTCGGCTCCGACGTGCAGAGCGTGACCGACGCGCCGGGCGGCCCGATGGAGAGCCCCAGCGCCCGATTCCCACTCGGCACCGACCAGTTCGGGCGCAATCTGCTCGGGCTCGTGGTGTGGGGTGCCCGGGTCTCGCTGCTCGTCGGACTGCTCGCAGCCGTGCTCTCCGTCGCGATCGGCGCGCTCATCGGGATCACCGCGGGCCACTTCCGCGGCTGGTACGCGACCGTGATCATGCGGATCACGGACTGGTTCCTGGTGATGCCGACGCTGGTGCTCGCGATCGCCCTGATGACCGTGATGTCGCGTTCGATCGGCACGATCATCCTGGCGATCGGCGTCACCACCTGGCCGACGACGGCCCGGCTGGTGCGGGCGCAGACCCTCGCCGTGGAGTCGCGGCCCTACATCGAGCGGGCGAAGGCGCTCGGCGGCGGGCACTGGCACATCATGTCCCGGCACGTGCTGCCCAACGTGATGCCCCTGGTGCTGGCGCAGACCACCCTGATCATCTCCTCCGCGATCCTCGCCGAGGCGACCCTCGCCTTCCTCGGCCTCGGCGATCCGACGGTCGTGTCCTGGGGCGGGCTGCTCCAGGACGCGCGGGAGGCGGGCGCGGTCAGCGCGGGCAAGTGGTGGTACCTGGTGCCGCCGGGGGTCGCGATCGCGGTGGTGGCGCTGGCGTTCACGCTGTGCGGACGCGCGGTCGAGTCGGTCCTCAATCCCAAGCTGGGGGTGACCCGATGA
- a CDS encoding ABC transporter permease, whose product MTAEATPSLVEATDGPAQAGPSVRGPRARTTTAYLRYVAGKLGGAAVSLLAVLVTSFFLFRLIPGDPVKYMTGGRQVSAGQLAYYRVEFGLDLPLWRQFTDYCGKALTGDLGTSYQFRAPVIDKISEALPNTLLLTGTAFVLYTALGIFLGTRSAWRNGGTSDRLNTGLALTLYSIPSFWLGLLLIIVFSVGMGPIPGLFPTGGMESGGKEGFAYVLDVAHHLILPVVTLVAVEYGQTLLVTRSALLDEMGSDYLTTARAKGLRDDLVRRRHAVPNALLPTVTLIFINLGRTVAGVILVETVFSWPGLGGLFYQALSVPDLPLVQGLFFVFASAVIVMNTLADLIYPLLDPRVGR is encoded by the coding sequence ATGACCGCTGAGGCAACACCCTCGCTGGTCGAGGCGACCGACGGTCCGGCCCAGGCCGGGCCGTCGGTCCGCGGGCCACGGGCGCGCACCACCACCGCGTATCTGCGGTACGTGGCGGGCAAGTTGGGCGGCGCGGCCGTCTCGCTGCTGGCCGTCCTCGTCACCAGCTTCTTCCTCTTCCGGCTCATCCCCGGCGATCCGGTGAAGTACATGACGGGCGGCCGTCAGGTCTCCGCCGGGCAACTCGCCTACTACCGCGTGGAGTTCGGGCTCGACCTGCCGCTGTGGCGGCAGTTCACCGACTACTGCGGCAAGGCCCTCACCGGCGACCTGGGCACCTCGTACCAGTTCCGGGCCCCCGTCATAGACAAGATCTCCGAAGCGCTGCCGAACACCCTCCTGCTCACCGGCACGGCGTTCGTCCTGTACACCGCGCTCGGCATCTTCCTCGGCACCCGCTCCGCCTGGCGCAACGGCGGCACGAGCGACCGCCTCAACACCGGTCTGGCCCTGACGCTGTACTCGATCCCGTCCTTCTGGCTCGGTCTGCTGCTCATCATCGTCTTCTCGGTGGGCATGGGGCCGATCCCAGGCCTGTTCCCGACCGGCGGCATGGAGTCGGGGGGCAAGGAGGGCTTCGCGTACGTCCTCGATGTCGCCCACCATCTGATCCTGCCGGTGGTGACGCTGGTCGCCGTCGAGTACGGGCAGACCCTGCTGGTCACGCGCTCGGCGCTGCTCGACGAGATGGGCAGCGACTATCTGACGACGGCGCGCGCCAAGGGCCTTCGGGACGATCTCGTCCGCCGTCGGCACGCCGTGCCGAACGCGCTGCTGCCGACCGTCACCCTCATCTTCATCAACCTCGGCCGGACGGTCGCGGGAGTGATCCTCGTCGAGACCGTCTTCTCCTGGCCGGGGCTGGGCGGGCTCTTCTACCAGGCGCTGAGCGTGCCCGATCTGCCACTGGTCCAGGGGCTGTTCTTCGTCTTCGCCTCGGCGGTGATCGTGATGAACACCCTGGCCGATCTGATCTATCCGCTGCTGGACCCACGGGTGGGCCGATGA
- a CDS encoding ABC transporter substrate-binding protein, which produces MNRHDQPNRGRLRPRLLAAAAAAALTLTAGLATPLNPVPQQAQAKGSQQAKESKKVLTVAVAQSVDSLSPFLASRLLSTSIHRLMYEYLTNYDPADNHTVPGLATKWEPSADKLTWTYTIRSNSTWSDGRQATAADAAWTFNKMMTDQGAATANGSFVTNFRKVTAPSPTQLVIELKKPQATMGALDVPIVPQHIWEKVKDFSKFNNDQSFPIVGNGPFVLTDYKPDSYVRLKPNKTFWRGAPKFDELVFKYFKDQDAAVAALRKGEVSFVAGSPALTPAQAASLKGEPNIKVNDAPGRRFYALATNPGAQAKDGKHFGDGAESLLNQKVRQALFMAIDRKTLVDKVFQGHAVEGEGYIPPRFSTYHWKPSASQELAYDPAKAAQLLDAAGYKKNADGKRVEKNGKPIDYRILCHATDPNDKAVGQYVKEWFGKLGIGVTLNCLDNVTDPWLAGKYDLAFDGWSVNPDPDFVLSIHTCGALPATAKDTGATDNFICDKKYDELYDQQLAEYDTAKRADLVKQMESRLYDTGYMNVMAYPNAVEAYRTDQIKSIETMPKAAGNIYGQDGYWSWWSAVPADASGASSDGSSSTGVIIGIVAGVVVLVGVGAFFAMRRRATAEDRE; this is translated from the coding sequence ATGAACAGACACGATCAGCCCAACAGAGGACGTCTGCGCCCCCGGCTCCTCGCCGCCGCAGCCGCCGCCGCGCTCACCCTCACCGCCGGTCTCGCGACCCCGCTCAACCCGGTCCCGCAACAGGCCCAGGCCAAGGGGAGCCAGCAGGCCAAGGAGAGCAAGAAGGTCCTCACCGTCGCGGTCGCGCAGAGCGTCGACTCGCTGAGCCCCTTCCTGGCCTCGCGCCTGCTCAGTACGAGCATCCACCGGCTCATGTACGAGTACCTGACCAACTACGACCCCGCGGACAACCACACCGTCCCGGGCCTTGCCACCAAGTGGGAGCCGTCCGCCGACAAGCTCACCTGGACCTACACGATCCGCTCGAACTCCACGTGGTCGGACGGCCGGCAGGCCACCGCCGCGGACGCGGCGTGGACGTTCAACAAGATGATGACGGACCAGGGCGCGGCCACCGCCAACGGCAGTTTCGTCACCAACTTCAGGAAGGTCACCGCCCCGAGTCCCACCCAGCTCGTCATCGAGCTGAAGAAACCGCAGGCCACGATGGGCGCGCTCGATGTGCCGATCGTCCCCCAGCACATCTGGGAGAAGGTCAAGGACTTCTCGAAGTTCAACAACGACCAGAGCTTCCCGATCGTCGGCAACGGGCCGTTCGTCCTGACCGACTACAAGCCTGACAGCTATGTGCGGCTGAAGCCGAACAAGACCTTCTGGCGCGGCGCCCCCAAGTTCGACGAGCTGGTCTTCAAGTACTTCAAGGACCAGGACGCCGCGGTGGCCGCCCTGCGCAAGGGCGAGGTCTCCTTCGTCGCGGGCTCCCCCGCGCTGACCCCCGCCCAGGCGGCGTCCCTCAAGGGCGAGCCGAACATCAAGGTCAACGACGCTCCGGGCCGTCGCTTCTACGCCCTCGCCACCAACCCCGGCGCCCAGGCCAAGGACGGCAAGCACTTCGGTGACGGCGCCGAGTCGCTGCTGAACCAGAAGGTGCGCCAGGCGCTCTTCATGGCGATCGACCGCAAGACCCTCGTCGACAAAGTCTTCCAGGGCCACGCCGTCGAGGGCGAGGGATACATCCCGCCGCGCTTCTCCACGTACCACTGGAAGCCGTCGGCGAGTCAGGAGCTCGCGTACGACCCGGCGAAGGCGGCTCAGCTCCTCGACGCGGCGGGCTACAAGAAGAACGCCGACGGCAAGCGCGTCGAGAAGAACGGCAAGCCGATCGACTACCGGATCCTCTGCCACGCCACCGACCCGAACGACAAGGCGGTCGGGCAGTACGTGAAGGAGTGGTTCGGCAAGCTCGGCATCGGTGTCACCCTCAACTGCCTCGACAACGTGACCGACCCCTGGCTGGCCGGCAAGTACGACCTGGCCTTCGACGGCTGGTCCGTCAACCCGGACCCGGACTTCGTGCTGTCCATCCACACCTGCGGGGCACTGCCCGCCACTGCCAAGGACACGGGCGCGACGGACAACTTCATCTGCGACAAGAAGTACGACGAGCTGTACGACCAGCAGCTCGCCGAGTACGACACCGCCAAGCGGGCGGACCTCGTCAAGCAGATGGAGTCACGGCTCTACGACACCGGGTACATGAACGTCATGGCGTACCCGAACGCGGTCGAGGCCTACCGCACCGACCAGATCAAGTCGATCGAGACGATGCCCAAGGCCGCGGGCAACATCTACGGCCAGGACGGTTACTGGAGCTGGTGGTCGGCGGTTCCCGCCGACGCCTCCGGTGCGTCCTCCGACGGATCGAGCTCGACGGGCGTCATCATCGGCATCGTCGCGGGCGTCGTCGTTCTCGTGGGCGTCGGGGCGTTCTTCGCGATGCGACGCCGCGCCACGGCCGAGGACCGCGAGTAG
- a CDS encoding MinD/ParA family ATP-binding protein — MAPPVADAPVPAPPAPQDGYGFPHPGIPAPAAPNPPAPPTGYGFPQPSAPAPQSTPPQAGAPQPPAPQAPGPQSGYGFPQPPAPNAPQEGGYGFPQQPHPGPQPEAQQAQPQPPVDPRTGAAWPQPIRHDQRQPTNPAAAPLGYTAAVELSSDRLLNNKKQKAKSGRPSGGSSRFKLGGKKEEAERQRKLELIRTPVLSCYRIAVISLKGGVGKTTTTTALGSTLATERQDKILAIDANPDAGTLGRRVRRETGATIRDLVQAIPYLNSYMDIRRFTSQAASGLEIIANDVDPAVSTTFNDEDYRRAIDVLGKQYPIILTDSGTGLLYSAMRGVLDLADQLIIISTPSVDGASSASTTLDWLSAHGYADLVSRSLTVISGVRETGKMIKVEDIVGHFETRCRGVVVVPFDEHLAAGAEVDLDMMRPKVREAYFNLSAMVAEDIVRHQQSHGLWTNDGNPPPVAAPPMPGQYPYPQGQGAPGVPGAPMPGQQPHPQQPGQPYAGPPQAGQPYPGPPQPGQQFHPGQPGQPGQPGQPGQPGQPGQPYPPYQGQPPQTPPPPAPPQQ, encoded by the coding sequence GTGGCCCCTCCGGTCGCCGACGCTCCCGTACCCGCGCCGCCCGCGCCGCAAGACGGTTACGGCTTCCCGCACCCCGGGATTCCGGCTCCCGCCGCGCCCAACCCCCCGGCCCCGCCGACCGGTTACGGGTTCCCGCAGCCGAGCGCCCCCGCTCCCCAGTCGACCCCACCGCAGGCCGGCGCGCCCCAGCCCCCCGCACCGCAGGCCCCCGGCCCGCAGTCGGGCTACGGTTTCCCCCAGCCCCCGGCTCCGAACGCGCCCCAGGAGGGCGGCTACGGCTTCCCGCAGCAGCCCCACCCGGGACCGCAGCCAGAAGCGCAGCAGGCGCAGCCCCAGCCGCCGGTGGACCCCCGTACCGGAGCCGCCTGGCCACAGCCCATCCGGCACGACCAGCGTCAGCCCACCAACCCTGCCGCCGCCCCGCTCGGGTACACGGCCGCGGTGGAGTTGTCCTCCGACCGGCTGCTCAACAACAAGAAGCAGAAGGCCAAGAGCGGTCGCCCCTCCGGCGGCTCCTCGCGGTTCAAGCTCGGCGGTAAGAAGGAAGAGGCCGAGCGGCAGCGGAAGTTGGAGCTGATCCGGACGCCGGTGCTGTCGTGCTACCGGATCGCCGTCATCAGTCTCAAGGGCGGTGTCGGCAAGACGACGACCACCACCGCGCTCGGCTCCACGCTGGCCACCGAGCGACAGGACAAGATCCTGGCGATCGACGCCAACCCGGACGCGGGCACGCTCGGGCGCCGGGTGCGCCGCGAGACCGGGGCCACCATCCGCGACCTCGTGCAGGCGATCCCGTACCTGAACTCGTACATGGACATCCGGCGGTTCACCTCGCAGGCCGCCTCCGGTCTGGAGATCATCGCCAACGACGTCGACCCGGCCGTCTCCACGACCTTCAACGACGAGGACTACCGGCGCGCGATCGACGTGCTGGGCAAGCAGTACCCGATCATCCTGACCGACTCGGGCACCGGTCTGCTGTACAGCGCCATGCGTGGAGTGCTCGACCTCGCCGACCAGCTCATCATCATCTCCACGCCGTCCGTCGACGGTGCCAGCAGTGCCAGTACGACGCTGGACTGGCTGTCGGCGCACGGGTACGCGGATCTGGTCTCGCGGTCCCTCACCGTCATCTCCGGGGTGCGCGAGACCGGCAAGATGATCAAGGTGGAGGACATCGTCGGCCACTTCGAGACGCGCTGCCGCGGTGTCGTGGTCGTGCCGTTCGACGAGCATCTGGCCGCGGGCGCCGAGGTCGACCTCGACATGATGCGGCCCAAGGTGCGGGAGGCGTACTTCAACCTGTCCGCGATGGTCGCCGAGGACATCGTGCGGCACCAGCAGTCGCACGGGCTGTGGACGAACGACGGCAACCCGCCACCGGTGGCCGCCCCGCCGATGCCGGGTCAGTACCCCTACCCGCAGGGCCAGGGCGCGCCGGGAGTGCCAGGAGCGCCGATGCCGGGACAGCAGCCCCATCCCCAGCAGCCGGGCCAGCCGTACGCGGGGCCACCACAGGCCGGCCAGCCCTATCCGGGGCCTCCCCAGCCGGGCCAGCAGTTCCACCCGGGGCAACCGGGGCAACCGGGGCAACCGGGGCAACCGGGGCAACCGGGGCAACCGGGGCAACCCTATCCGCCGTACCAGGGCCAGCCCCCTCAGACCCCTCCCCCGCCCGCACCCCCACAGCAGTGA
- the eccE gene encoding type VII secretion protein EccE → MASGTRFRSRDRSREQGSSAPRSQRSAPPARAQGQTGALHLKVRPGQSGSFRLQRIVLLEIAAAALLVGWIVGPFALMPAAVVAVTLVLLAFVRRRGRSLPEWLATARALRARQRRAASTPIPPGTEPGLAPAVECDPGLRTSAYSARDRRPVGVIGDGTFVTAVLQVEADATALRAERSRQPLPLRLVRDTLDVDDIRLESAQIVLHTQPAPALHLPQQSVAVSNYAPLQEQTGAPAVRITWIALKLDPELCPEAVAARGGGLVGAQKCVVRAADHLASRLTGAGFRTTVLNEEELTAAVATSACANPLVTAEAGRTDLPARRTEESGRSWRCDNRRHTTYWVRRWPQLGGGGGPSLPQLVALLTAVPALATTFSLTLRRGERQEVSLCGHMRVTGRSDDELVAARRSLEHAARQAGTGLARLDREQLPGVLATLPLGGVR, encoded by the coding sequence ATGGCTTCCGGAACGCGGTTCCGGTCGCGTGACCGGTCGCGGGAGCAGGGCTCCTCGGCACCCCGGTCGCAGCGGTCCGCGCCGCCCGCGCGGGCGCAGGGACAGACGGGGGCGCTGCATCTCAAGGTGCGTCCCGGGCAGTCGGGGTCGTTCCGGTTGCAACGGATCGTTCTGTTGGAAATCGCCGCCGCCGCACTGCTCGTCGGGTGGATCGTCGGTCCGTTCGCGCTGATGCCGGCCGCTGTCGTCGCGGTCACACTCGTCCTCCTCGCCTTCGTGCGGCGCCGGGGCCGCTCGTTGCCCGAATGGCTCGCTACGGCAAGGGCGTTGCGGGCGCGGCAGCGGCGCGCGGCGAGTACGCCGATACCGCCCGGGACGGAGCCCGGTCTCGCCCCCGCCGTGGAGTGCGATCCGGGCCTGCGGACCTCCGCGTACAGCGCCCGGGACCGACGGCCCGTCGGCGTGATCGGGGACGGTACGTTCGTGACCGCCGTCCTTCAAGTGGAGGCCGACGCGACCGCGTTGCGCGCCGAGCGAAGCCGGCAGCCGCTTCCCCTGAGGCTGGTGCGGGACACGCTGGACGTGGACGACATCCGTCTGGAGTCGGCGCAGATCGTGCTGCACACACAGCCCGCGCCCGCGCTGCACCTGCCACAGCAGTCCGTGGCCGTCAGCAACTACGCGCCGCTCCAGGAGCAGACCGGGGCACCCGCCGTGCGCATCACCTGGATCGCCTTGAAACTCGATCCGGAGCTGTGCCCGGAGGCGGTGGCCGCGCGCGGGGGTGGACTCGTCGGTGCGCAGAAGTGCGTCGTGCGCGCGGCGGACCACCTCGCGAGTCGGCTCACGGGGGCGGGTTTTCGTACCACGGTGCTCAACGAGGAGGAGTTGACGGCCGCGGTGGCGACCTCGGCGTGTGCCAACCCTCTGGTGACGGCCGAGGCGGGACGCACCGACCTGCCGGCGCGGCGGACCGAGGAGTCCGGCCGCAGCTGGCGTTGCGACAACCGCAGACACACGACGTACTGGGTGCGGCGCTGGCCCCAACTGGGCGGTGGCGGCGGGCCTTCGCTGCCGCAACTCGTCGCGCTGCTCACGGCCGTGCCCGCGCTGGCCACCACCTTCAGCCTGACGCTGCGGCGTGGAGAGCGCCAGGAAGTGTCCCTGTGCGGGCACATGCGGGTGACCGGCCGCAGCGACGACGAACTGGTCGCGGCGCGCCGCTCGTTGGAGCACGCCGCCCGCCAGGCCGGCACGGGGCTGGCCCGACTCGATCGCGAGCAGCTGCCCGGCGTGCTCGCCACGCTGCCTCTCGGGGGTGTTCGCTGA